A segment of the bacterium genome:
CCCAAGTGGTCGGATAAGGTTCGTTGTAAAGATCGAAGAGGACCGCCGGGTTGTTGCCATAGACCCCGGAGATGGACTGCCAGAGGGTGACCGCGTTGGCGTCCGGCATGGGTTGCTGGCTGGCCGAGCCTCCCCAACCGGCGCCGCACGGGGCCGAAGCGGCGGAGGCCTGACTGGACCAGTGCAGGTCCAGGTCCAGGTACACGTTGTTGTTCGAGCAATAATTGATGACGGCCTGGATCATGGCGCGATAGGCGGTCTGGTTGGGCGTCTGGCCGTTCGCGGTGCATCCGAACCAATAGTCCTGGTTGATGGGCAGTCGGATACAGTTGGCGTGCCAGACCTGGACGGCTTCCGTGATGATGGTGACGTAGTCGGTCATGGTGACGCCGCTGATGGTCGTGGTCGGACGGCCCGTACCCCCGTCGCCCGTCGGGCTGTACTCCAAACCGGACACGTTCACGCCATGCAGGCGGACGGTGCAGCCGCTTGCGTTCACGATCTGGTTGCCGTTGATGTGCAGCATGGAGGGCGCGGCGAAAAGGGGTTGGGCGGAAAGAACCGCCAACAAAAGGGCGGAAGCCAATAACGTTTTCAGCGGCATGGCTGAAAGTTTGGCACCTCTATGAAAAGTTCGGTCTTGCATGGTCCCGTTCACGGCTTCGAGCGCTCCACGTGACTCCACCCGTCAAGGCGGAACAAAGCGGAACAGCTCTCAGAAGATTTCCGGAAAATACGACAGGCTTTCACCTAAATCGTTTTATCAACTATACCATGAAGGGAAAATGCCCAGGGTCGGACCCGCTAAAAGAGGCTTCCAAAGACCCCCAAATGCCGGGGACTGACACGTTCAAGCAAACCTGATGAAAATTTATTTCCGGGGACGGTGATAGTGGAGGACCTTTACGTCCTGCAAGGTCACCAGGCCGTGGGGCGGGAGCATCGGCTCCACCCATTTCCAAGCCTTCTTGATACGGGCCGGACTGTCGACGATCTCCACCATCACGGGAAGGTTCTCGGTGATGTCCAGGATCCGGGCCGAATGGATGCGGGTCGAGGATCCAAATCCCTCCAGACCCTTGACCACCGTGCAGCCCGCCAATCCCTCACGGTGCGCCATTTCCAGCAGGGCGTGATAGAGGGGCCGTCCCTTCCACTTCAGGTCCTCGTCCACGTAGATCCGCAGCGACTGGCATTTGCCTTTCAAGTCCATGACGTCCTCCTAGATCAGCCTGCCGACGACCACGCCCGCCCAGGTCGCCACCAGACATCCTACCAAAGTGGCCCCCATATTGACGAAAGCCAAGGTCATATTGCCCTGCTGGATGTAC
Coding sequences within it:
- a CDS encoding DUF190 domain-containing protein, which produces MDLKGKCQSLRIYVDEDLKWKGRPLYHALLEMAHREGLAGCTVVKGLEGFGSSTRIHSARILDITENLPVMVEIVDSPARIKKAWKWVEPMLPPHGLVTLQDVKVLHYHRPRK